One window of Pyrus communis chromosome 12, drPyrComm1.1, whole genome shotgun sequence genomic DNA carries:
- the LOC137710379 gene encoding uncharacterized protein codes for MAEIQPQPVSQINGGGQFLMGSSETVGSKRQRRPSVRLGDIGGDQPYDSQVRRATKQWKFPPDHRKDANKSSKIRPLTNLSSVGEFHDTLDGEDREGNLDSVAIGSWKVKDAKKRASNVTKRVRSNWVSSKIDEGGGGGEGDEKFSGAEDVDEGYHRDFDVENSESPLKEQSPIHSSENLGVVGRANGRELLYHGSRRPIRTRISEGRDNHDGIELSGPSDTDARDWNCRGTSGDRNENEGRERCGEDGVRVWLNGLGLGRYAPVFEFHEVDDEVLPMLTLEDLKDMGINAVGSRRKMYCAIQKLGKGFS; via the coding sequence ATGGCGGAGATTCAACCGCAGCCGGTGAGTCAGATCAACGGCGGAGGGCAGTTCTTGATGGGTTCATCCGAGACGGTAGGATCGAAGCGACAGCGGAGGCCCAGCGTCCGATTGGGTGACATCGGAGGAGACCAGCCGTACGATTCGCAGGTCCGCCGCGCCACCAAGCAGTGGAAGTTCCCGCCGGACCACCGTAAAGACGCCAACAAGTCCTCAAAGATTCGACCTTTAACGAATTTGAGCTCCGTTGGGGAGTTCCATGATACCCTAGACGGCGAAGACAGAGAGGGCAATCTTGATAGTGTTGCCATTGGGAGCTGGAAGGTCAAGGACGCCAAGAAACGGGCTTCGAACGTCACCAAACGGGTCAGATCCAATTGGGTATCTTCCAAGATTGACGAAGGTGGCGGCGGCGGTGAAGGGGACGAGAAATTCAGTGGTGCAGAGGACGTTGATGAAGGGTATCATCGGGATTTCGATGTCGAAAACTCGGAAAGTCCTTTGAAAGAGCAGAGCCCAATTCATAGTTCAGAGAATTTGGGCGTGGTTGGGCGTGCCAATGGAAGGGAGCTGCTTTACCATGGAAGTAGAAGACCCATTAGGACTAGGATTTCGGAGGGTAGGGACAACCATGATGGTATTGAGCTATCCGGGCCGTCGGATACTGATGCCAGGGATTGGAATTGCAGAGGGACAAGTGGGGATAGAAATGAGAATGAAGGAAGAGAGAGGTGTGGGGAAGATGGGGTTAGGGTTTGGCTCAATGGGTTAGGGTTAGGGCGGTATGCGCCGGTGTTTGAATTTCATGAGGTGGATGATGAGGTATTGCCCATGTTAACATTGGAGGACCTCAAGGATATGGGGATAAATGCAGTTGGGTCCAGGAGGAAAATGTATTGTGCAATTCAGAAGCTTGGGAAGGGATTTTCTTGA
- the LOC137711140 gene encoding U-box domain-containing protein 4-like: MKEPENDPIASSTQLISSLYDQIPLIQTFKGKWALIRDKLSELRAQLVDFADLPTSTSHPLSIHLLLSVSQTLSDAVSLSLKCQTANLSAGKLRTQSNVDSILARLDRHVADAEILIKSGVLLDSAVSSVSSSSSKRETVRAECRNLVTRLQIGTAESRNSAMEALLGLLQEDDKHVMIAVAQGIIPVLMRLLDSSSIEAKENAVFAISIVSMVESGKHVLIAEGLSLLNHLMRVLDSGSGFAKEKACLALEALSISKDNARAIGSRGGISSLLDICQGGTPGSQASAAGVLRNLAGFAENQENFLEENGVGVLLGLVSSGTALAQENAIGCLCHLVSGSESLKLLVVREGGIECLKNFWDSGWNNNNRNLEVAVEFLRHLASCSPIAEVLVSDGFVARLVGVLSCGVLGVRIAAAKAAYELGFCSKTRKEMGERGCIDPLIKMLDGKAIEEKESAAKALSELILYAGNRKIFKKHEGGIVSSVQLLDPSIQNLDKKYPVALLAALAHSNKRRKQMIAAGACLHLQKLVDMEVEGSKKLLESLGRGKIWGVFTRS; the protein is encoded by the coding sequence ATGAAAGAACCAGAAAACGATCCAATCGCATCGTCGACCCAGCTCATCTCTTCACTCTACGACCAAATCCCACTCATCCAAACTTTCAAAGGTAAATGGGCCTTAATCCGGGACAAGCTCTCGGAGCTCCGGGCCCAGCTTGTCGACTTCGCCGACCTCCCAACCTCCACCTCCCACCCTCTCTCCATCCACCTCCTCCTCTCCGTCTCTCAAACCCTCAGCGACGCCGTTTCGCTCTCCCTCAAATGCCAGACCGCCAATCTCTCCGCCGGCAAGCTCCGCACCCAGAGCAACGTCGACTCGATCCTGGCCCGCCTTGACCGCCACGTTGCCGACGCCGAGATTTTGATCAAGAGTGGTGTCCTCCTGGACTCCGCTGTCTCGTCCGTCAGCAGCTCCTCCTCTAAGAGGGAGACGGTTCGGGCCGAGTGCCGGAACCTGGTGACTCGGCTCCAAATAGGAACCGCCGAGTCGAGGAACTCGGCGATGGAGGCGCTTTTAGGGCTTCTGCAGGAGGACGACAAGCACGTGATGATCGCCGTGGCGCAGGGGATCATTCCGGTGCTCATGCGGTTACTCGATTCGAGCTCAATCGAAGCCAAGGAAAACGCCGTTTTCGCGATATCGATAGTGTCGATGGTGGAGAGCGGCAAGCACGTCTTGATTGCGGAGGGTTTGTCGCTGTTGAATCACCTGATGCGGGTGCTCGACTCGGGAAGTGGATTCGCAAAGGAAAAGGCTTGTTTGGCACTTGAAGCTCTGAGCATTTCGAAGGATAACGCGAGGGCAATTGGGTCTAGAGGTGGGATTTCGTCACTCTTGGACATTTGCCAGGGCGGCACGCCCGGCTCGCAGGCTTCGGCGGCGGGTGTGCTGAGAAATTTGGCTGGGTTTGCCGAGAATCAAGAGAATTTCTTGGAGGAAAATGGGGTTGGTGTGCTTTTGGGGCTTGTGAGTTCGGGGACGGCTTTGGCTCAAGAGAATGCGATTGGGTGTTTGTGTCATTTGGTTTCTGGGAGTGAAAGTTTGAAGCTTTTGGTTGTTAGGGAAGGTGGGATTGAGTGTTTGAAGAATTTCTGGGACTCTGGCTGGAACAATAACAATCGAAACCTCGAGGTTGCGGTCGAGTTCTTGAGGCACTTAGCTTCGTGTTCTCCGATTGCTGAAGTGCTTGTTTCTGACGGGTTTGTAGCTAGGCTTGTTGGGGTGTTGAGTTGTGGTGTGTTAGGAGTGAGAATTGCAGCAGCTAAGGCCGCTTATGAACTCGGGTTTTGCTCAAAAACTCGAAAGGAGATGGGTGAGCGTGGCTGCATTGACCCATTAATCAAAATGTTGGATGGTAAAGCCATTGAGGAGAAAGAATCAGCTGCGAAGGCCTTGTCGGAGTTGATTTTATACGCCGGTAATCGAAAGATTTTTAAGAAACATGAGGGTGGAATTGTGAGTTCAGTTCAGCTTTTGGACCCATCAATTCAGAATTTGGATAAGAAATACCCTGTTGCCTTATTGGCAGCGCttgcacattcaaacaagcgTAGGAAGCAAATGATTGCTGCCGGTGCGTGTCTACATTTACAGAAACTCGTCGACATGGAAGTAGAGGGGTCTAAGAAGCTCTTGGAAAGCCTCGGTCGGGGTAAGATTTGGGGTGTTTTTACCAGATCTTGA
- the LOC137711521 gene encoding CASP-like protein 1F2, which translates to MASTDSKFQQNAPLKTQKIFLGVQIFMRTVTMTATLAATWVMVTNKQSSQIIGIEFDARYYYSPTFKFFAYANAVVSAFCLLSLFLVFLIHRHGSNPTNYFILFLHDLVMLCLLMAGCSAATAIGYVGQYGNSHSGWAPICDHFGKFCKRGTDSVVLSYLSLVFLLMLTISSATKSRKIQV; encoded by the exons ATGGCCAGCACAGACTCCAAGTTCCAGCAAAACGCACCTCTGAAAACCCAAAAGATTTTTCTTGGAGTCCAAATCTTCATGAGAACTGTCACAATGACTGCTACATTGGCTGCAACTTGGGTGATGGTCACCAACAAGCAGAGCAGTCAGATTATTGGCATAGAATTTGATGCTCGATATTATTATTCACCTACCTTCAA GTTCTTCGCTTATGCAAATGCTGTTGTGAGTGCCTTCTGCTTGCTCTCCTTGTTCCTCGTTTTCCTTATCCATCGCCATGGCTCGAATCCTACCAACTACTTCATCTTGTTCCTACACGATTTG GTAATGCTGTGTTTGCTGATGGCTGGATGCTCAGCTGCAACTGCAATAGGGTACGTGGGGCAATATGGGAATAGCCACTCGGGCTGGGCGCCAATTTGTGATCACTTTGGGAAGTTCTGCAAAAGAGGGACTGATTCTGTGGTTCTCTCTTACTTGTCTCTCGTTTTCTTGCTCATGCTCACCATCAGCTCTGCAACCAAGTCGAGAAAGATTCAGGTTTAG